From a region of the Roseivirga sp. 4D4 genome:
- the truB gene encoding tRNA pseudouridine(55) synthase TruB produces MLQLDANLSKQENFLAGQVVLIDKPLEWTSFDVVKKIRNLIRIKKVGHAGTLDPLATGLLILCTGKKTKSIESFMAEEKEYTGTFTIGQTTPTYDLESEPTHPVEINHITKYHLEEARKKFVGQIEQTPPMHSAIKVDGKRLYELARKGETIARKTRSVIISEFELTKVDLPIIDFRVVCSKGTYIRSLANDFGEQLGVGAHLSSLRRTRIGDFNVDKAYDLEELVTLLKELS; encoded by the coding sequence ATGCTTCAACTCGACGCCAATCTTAGCAAACAGGAAAACTTTCTGGCAGGCCAGGTTGTATTGATCGATAAACCTTTAGAGTGGACTTCCTTCGATGTTGTTAAAAAAATCAGGAATCTGATTAGAATCAAGAAAGTAGGTCATGCAGGAACCCTCGATCCACTGGCAACTGGCTTACTCATTTTATGCACCGGTAAAAAGACAAAGTCCATTGAGTCATTTATGGCTGAGGAAAAAGAATATACCGGCACGTTCACGATCGGCCAGACTACACCGACATATGACTTGGAAAGTGAGCCAACCCATCCAGTGGAGATTAATCACATCACGAAATATCATTTAGAAGAAGCTCGGAAGAAGTTCGTTGGGCAGATTGAACAGACCCCTCCTATGCATTCGGCTATCAAAGTAGATGGCAAGAGACTATATGAGTTGGCCCGTAAAGGAGAAACCATTGCTCGGAAAACAAGAAGCGTAATCATTTCGGAATTTGAATTGACAAAAGTAGATTTGCCCATCATAGACTTTCGTGTGGTCTGTAGTAAGGGTACCTATATTAGAAGCCTTGCGAATGATTTTGGAGAACAATTGGGAGTCGGAGCACATTTAAGTAGTCTTCGCAGAACCAGAATTGGTGATTTCAATGTTGACAAGGCCTACGATTTAGAAGAATTGGTAACGCTATTAAAAGAGCTTTCATAA
- a CDS encoding undecaprenyl-diphosphate phosphatase: MSLIEAIVLGIVQGLTEFLPVSSSGHLELTKTILGDNSVPEESLMMTVVLHAATALSTIVIFRKDIIELLSGLFQFKNNEQFQYSLKIVISMIPAAVVGVLFEEEIEQLFGGQILLVGLMLLVTGTLLFLTDKAKNTLKNVSLPNALVIGIAQAIAILPGISRSGATISTSVLLGVDRQKAARFSFLMVVPLILGKMVKDIASGDLMESQTKTSLLIVGFIAAFIAGLLACQWMIGLVRKSQLKYFSFYCYIVGLAAIIYTLV, from the coding sequence ATGAGTCTTATCGAAGCGATTGTCCTTGGCATTGTTCAAGGGCTTACTGAGTTTTTACCGGTCAGCAGTAGCGGTCACCTAGAACTCACCAAGACCATTTTGGGAGACAACAGTGTACCAGAAGAAAGTTTAATGATGACGGTAGTGCTTCACGCAGCCACCGCATTAAGTACCATCGTTATTTTCAGAAAGGACATTATCGAGCTTCTGAGTGGACTCTTCCAGTTCAAGAATAATGAGCAGTTCCAATACTCATTGAAGATTGTCATCTCGATGATTCCTGCGGCAGTGGTAGGTGTTTTGTTTGAGGAAGAAATTGAACAGCTTTTTGGTGGACAAATTCTTCTTGTTGGCCTTATGCTCCTCGTGACAGGCACCCTCCTCTTCTTAACAGATAAGGCTAAGAACACCCTTAAAAATGTTTCTCTTCCAAATGCTTTGGTTATTGGAATTGCTCAGGCTATAGCCATACTCCCGGGTATTTCCAGGTCTGGTGCTACAATTTCCACCTCTGTTCTATTAGGGGTTGATAGACAAAAGGCCGCCAGGTTCTCATTCCTGATGGTTGTACCACTGATTTTAGGTAAAATGGTAAAAGACATTGCCAGTGGTGATTTAATGGAAAGTCAAACGAAAACCTCACTGCTTATAGTCGGCTTCATAGCCGCATTTATTGCAGGCTTGCTTGCTTGCCAATGGATGATCGGCTTGGTCAGAAAAAGCCAACTGAAGTACTTCTCTTTCTATTGTTACATAGTAGGACTAGCTGCCATAATCTATACATTAGTATAA
- a CDS encoding DUF3098 domain-containing protein produces MTEKKNNFAFGKENYKWMLIGLGVLLLGFIVMSLDSTQHGQGFLGLTLGPIIIVAGFIIEFFAIFKKSK; encoded by the coding sequence ATGACAGAGAAGAAAAACAACTTCGCTTTCGGCAAGGAAAACTATAAATGGATGCTCATTGGATTGGGTGTACTGCTATTGGGTTTTATTGTAATGTCTCTGGACAGCACCCAGCACGGCCAGGGCTTTCTGGGCTTAACCTTAGGTCCAATCATAATTGTGGCAGGCTTCATCATAGAGTTCTTCGCCATTTTCAAAAAGTCGAAATAA
- a CDS encoding cell division protein FtsX: MAKDSKKYKRKKKLGSYHYVSVVFSAALALFVIGLFGTLILQANKLTSVIKENIELQVYLNKDISSNQRTRIEREITSSDYILVTEGKPELTFISKEEAAQQFIEDTGEDFTEFLGKNPLRDALTIKVNETYQSNEQLQSVQDQIESISGVYEVTYVENLADSINENLTKLSVILIGIALILVVVVLLLINNAIKLALFSQRFLIRSMQLVGAKSSFIRTPFLKRSLLHGALAGLIASGLLYGLKQFANSEIKGLEELQQQELVFALYGLLIVLGAVIAYFSTLKAMNKYLKMSLDELY; encoded by the coding sequence TTGGCTAAGGATTCGAAGAAATATAAGCGCAAAAAGAAATTAGGCTCTTACCATTATGTAAGTGTTGTTTTTAGCGCTGCTTTGGCGCTGTTTGTCATCGGTCTTTTTGGCACACTCATACTTCAAGCCAATAAACTAACAAGTGTAATAAAGGAGAATATAGAACTTCAGGTTTATCTCAATAAGGACATTTCTTCAAATCAAAGAACCAGAATAGAAAGAGAAATCACCTCAAGCGACTACATTCTCGTCACAGAAGGTAAACCCGAATTAACCTTCATCTCTAAGGAAGAGGCCGCTCAACAATTTATAGAAGACACAGGTGAAGACTTCACAGAATTCCTTGGCAAAAACCCTTTGAGAGACGCTTTAACCATCAAAGTCAATGAGACCTACCAATCCAATGAACAATTACAAAGTGTTCAGGATCAAATAGAAAGTATCAGTGGCGTATATGAAGTCACTTATGTTGAAAACCTTGCTGATTCCATCAATGAAAACTTGACGAAGCTCAGTGTCATTCTCATCGGTATAGCGCTTATTTTGGTGGTCGTAGTTTTGCTTTTAATCAATAATGCCATCAAGCTTGCACTGTTCTCTCAACGCTTTCTGATTCGAAGCATGCAGCTGGTGGGTGCCAAAAGCAGCTTTATTCGCACCCCCTTTCTTAAGCGATCTTTGTTACACGGGGCTCTCGCAGGGCTGATCGCTTCTGGCCTGCTATATGGACTTAAACAGTTTGCGAATAGTGAGATTAAGGGGCTTGAAGAACTACAACAGCAAGAACTAGTCTTTGCACTTTATGGGCTACTTATAGTTCTAGGAGCAGTAATTGCCTATTTTAGCACCCTAAAGGCAATGAACAAATATTTGAAAATGTCTTTAGACGAACTCTATTAA
- the pdeM gene encoding ligase-associated DNA damage response endonuclease PdeM, with the protein MIKHKLRQQTLYLLPEKALFWEEKKLLIIADLHLGKAGHFRKSGIPVSDLVHSKDILTLDKLIENHKPQEVILLGDLFHSNHNQGWEIFKRWLKSKAPLNFKLILGNHDVLEFSNYRIDNLEVLESLDIHPFNFTHIPEDHALYNIAGHIHPAVRLRGKARQSVRIPCYYFGEQNGILPAFGNFTGTAKINIEKTDCVFGIAESKVIKIN; encoded by the coding sequence ATGATTAAACACAAATTAAGGCAGCAAACATTATACCTTCTACCTGAAAAAGCACTTTTCTGGGAAGAAAAAAAGTTATTAATCATTGCCGATCTTCACTTGGGAAAGGCAGGGCACTTTCGTAAGTCCGGTATACCCGTAAGTGATTTGGTTCACTCGAAAGATATACTCACTCTGGACAAACTTATTGAAAACCATAAGCCTCAAGAAGTTATACTGCTTGGCGACCTATTTCACAGCAACCATAATCAAGGCTGGGAGATATTTAAACGATGGCTCAAATCCAAAGCACCACTAAACTTTAAATTGATCTTAGGAAACCATGATGTGCTTGAGTTCTCGAACTACCGAATCGACAACCTTGAGGTATTGGAAAGCCTAGATATTCACCCTTTTAATTTTACCCATATTCCCGAAGACCATGCGCTTTATAATATAGCTGGGCATATTCACCCAGCCGTAAGGCTTCGAGGTAAGGCTCGGCAATCGGTAAGAATACCTTGTTATTACTTTGGAGAACAAAATGGCATTCTGCCTGCTTTTGGAAACTTTACAGGTACAGCAAAAATAAATATCGAAAAAACTGATTGTGTATTCGGCATAGCCGAAAGCAAGGTGATTAAAATCAACTGA
- a CDS encoding DUF2147 domain-containing protein, giving the protein MKFQLLIFLFSSIISTNNFQNPGDDVLGIWETDDGKAKIEIYKASGKYSGKIVWLKEPKNEKGEIKLDKENPDKELRSRPIMGINLVRDFTFDGDDRWEGGKIYDPENGKTYSCYMKLRKGKLQVRGYIGLTMFGRTVTWTRSSL; this is encoded by the coding sequence ATGAAATTTCAACTACTCATTTTTCTTTTTAGCTCAATAATTTCAACGAATAACTTCCAAAATCCTGGAGATGATGTCCTGGGTATTTGGGAAACCGATGATGGGAAGGCCAAGATTGAAATCTACAAAGCCTCGGGTAAGTATTCTGGAAAAATCGTTTGGTTAAAGGAACCTAAGAACGAAAAAGGAGAGATTAAGCTTGATAAGGAAAATCCAGACAAGGAATTGCGCAGTAGACCAATTATGGGAATTAACCTCGTGAGGGACTTTACTTTCGATGGTGATGATCGTTGGGAGGGAGGAAAAATATATGATCCTGAGAACGGTAAGACTTACTCATGCTACATGAAACTGAGGAAAGGGAAGTTACAGGTGAGGGGATATATCGGCTTAACCATGTTCGGGAGAACCGTCACTTGGACTCGCTCATCTTTATAG